In a genomic window of Leifsonia xyli subsp. cynodontis DSM 46306:
- a CDS encoding DUF3145 domain-containing protein, with protein sequence MTAHAARGMLYVHSSPSALCPHIEWAAGRALGRGVNFTWEQQPVLKGSQRTEFFWDGPSGTGARLATALRGWEHLRYEVTEDAGLGTDGGRWMHTPDLGVFFAQTDTAGNTVIPEDRVRSAMEIAGSNPLELHRELRLALGQAWDDELEPFRHAHDATSVIWLHKVG encoded by the coding sequence ATGACGGCTCACGCAGCCCGAGGAATGCTCTACGTGCATTCCTCACCAAGCGCGCTCTGCCCCCATATCGAATGGGCGGCGGGTCGCGCTCTCGGTCGTGGCGTCAATTTCACCTGGGAGCAGCAACCGGTGCTGAAAGGCAGCCAGCGGACCGAGTTCTTCTGGGATGGCCCCTCCGGCACAGGCGCACGTCTCGCGACGGCACTACGCGGCTGGGAACACCTCCGCTACGAGGTGACCGAGGATGCCGGTCTCGGCACCGACGGTGGGCGCTGGATGCACACGCCCGACCTCGGCGTCTTCTTCGCTCAGACCGACACGGCGGGCAACACCGTCATCCCCGAAGACCGCGTGCGCTCTGCGATGGAGATCGCTGGCAGCAACCCGCTCGAGCTGCACCGCGAGCTGCGGCTGGCGCTCGGGCAGGCGTGGGACGACGAGCTAGAACCCTTCCGGCACGCGCACGACGCTACCTCCGTCATCTGGCTGCACAAAGTGGGCTGA
- a CDS encoding beta-ketoacyl-[acyl-carrier-protein] synthase family protein — protein MTKKIVITGLGASSPLGGTASESWAALLAGESGARSLTHDWVAELELPITFAAEAKVRPSAVLERTVAKRLDPSSQFALVSAMEAWADAGSPRVAPERLGVDYATGIGGVWTLLDAWDTLRERGPRRVLPMTVPMLMPNAAAAAVSMHFEARAFARTVASACASSTESLVNAYEHLQAGLADVVIAGGSESAIHPITLASFASMQALSRRNDDPATASRPYSVDRDGFVMGEGAASLVLETEEHALARGARVYAEVVGGGVTADSYHITANDPEGRGASRAVRMALEQAGASPDEVTHINAHATSTPVGDPSEYVALREVFGDRVHRIPVSATKASTGHLLGGTGALEAVFTVLALRDRIAPPTINITEMDPAIPLQVSGECHSLGDGPQLAISNSFGFGGHNAVVALRSV, from the coding sequence ATGACCAAGAAGATCGTGATCACCGGGCTCGGAGCCTCCTCGCCGCTCGGTGGCACCGCTTCGGAGAGCTGGGCCGCGCTGCTGGCCGGCGAGTCCGGAGCCCGCTCGCTCACCCATGACTGGGTCGCCGAGCTGGAGCTGCCGATCACCTTCGCCGCCGAGGCCAAGGTGCGGCCGTCCGCTGTTCTCGAGCGCACGGTCGCGAAGCGGCTGGACCCCTCCAGCCAGTTCGCGCTGGTCTCCGCGATGGAGGCCTGGGCCGATGCGGGCTCCCCCCGGGTGGCCCCGGAGCGCCTCGGCGTCGACTACGCCACGGGCATCGGCGGTGTGTGGACCCTGCTGGACGCCTGGGACACGCTGCGCGAGCGCGGGCCGCGCCGCGTTCTGCCGATGACCGTCCCGATGCTCATGCCGAATGCGGCCGCGGCCGCCGTCTCCATGCACTTCGAGGCGCGCGCGTTCGCCCGCACCGTCGCCTCCGCCTGCGCGTCGAGCACCGAGTCGCTCGTCAACGCGTATGAGCACTTGCAGGCCGGGCTAGCCGATGTCGTGATCGCCGGCGGCAGCGAGTCGGCCATCCACCCGATCACGCTCGCATCGTTCGCGTCCATGCAGGCTCTCTCGCGCCGCAACGACGACCCCGCCACCGCTTCCCGGCCCTACAGCGTCGACCGCGACGGCTTCGTGATGGGCGAGGGCGCGGCGAGCCTCGTGCTCGAGACCGAGGAGCACGCGCTCGCCCGAGGCGCCCGTGTCTACGCGGAAGTCGTCGGCGGCGGTGTGACGGCGGATTCGTACCACATCACCGCGAACGACCCCGAGGGCCGCGGCGCCAGCCGGGCTGTGCGGATGGCGCTGGAGCAGGCGGGCGCCTCGCCCGACGAGGTGACGCACATCAATGCGCACGCGACGAGCACGCCGGTCGGCGACCCGTCGGAGTATGTGGCACTGCGCGAGGTTTTCGGTGACCGTGTCCACCGTATCCCGGTCTCCGCCACCAAAGCGTCGACGGGCCACTTGCTCGGCGGAACCGGTGCGCTGGAAGCTGTTTTCACCGTCCTTGCGCTGCGCGACCGCATCGCTCCGCCGACGATCAACATCACGGAGATGGACCCGGCGATTCCGCTGCAGGTCTCGGGCGAGTGCCATTCCCTCGGCGACGGTCCGCAGCTCGCCATCAGCAACTCGTTCGGCTTCGGCGGCCACAACGCCGTCGTCGCTCTCCGCTCGGTCTGA
- a CDS encoding amidase domain-containing protein: MLAHWEKYDSARYGDFSPVGGDCMNFVSAGLAEWFGSKSIRPDWYNSFAAWVAKHPGANPYNDPYGKLDPANQWVTPSWAYVPAFSTWLNTQKDTGITRTDLKNDPATWSDVKVGDVITMTWNDEGLKTTTWVLTVVATPGLSGSCNDRGPFKELFEGSTLFHAG, from the coding sequence GTGCTCGCGCACTGGGAGAAGTACGACAGCGCCCGCTACGGCGACTTCAGCCCGGTGGGCGGGGACTGCATGAACTTCGTCTCCGCAGGACTGGCCGAATGGTTCGGCTCGAAAAGCATCCGCCCGGACTGGTACAACTCCTTTGCGGCCTGGGTGGCGAAACACCCGGGCGCGAACCCCTACAACGACCCCTACGGCAAACTCGACCCCGCCAACCAGTGGGTCACCCCGTCTTGGGCATACGTTCCGGCTTTCTCGACTTGGCTGAACACGCAGAAGGACACGGGCATCACCCGCACCGATCTGAAGAATGACCCCGCCACCTGGTCAGACGTCAAGGTCGGCGACGTCATCACAATGACCTGGAACGACGAGGGCCTCAAGACCACCACTTGGGTTCTAACGGTCGTTGCAACACCTGGACTTTCTGGGAGTTGTAACGACCGTGGCCCGTTTAAGGAGCTATTCGAGGGATCGACGCTGTTTCACGCAGGCTGA
- a CDS encoding acyl carrier protein, translating to MALSTEEVLAGLAELIKDETGIATDTVELDKSFTDDLDIDSISMMTIVVNAEDKFDVKIPDEEVKNLKTVGDAVEFIVKAQDA from the coding sequence ATGGCATTGTCTACCGAAGAAGTTCTTGCCGGCCTGGCCGAACTCATCAAAGACGAGACCGGCATCGCAACGGACACGGTTGAGCTGGACAAATCGTTCACCGATGACCTCGACATCGACTCCATCTCGATGATGACCATCGTGGTCAACGCCGAGGACAAGTTCGACGTCAAGATCCCGGACGAGGAGGTTAAGAACCTCAAGACCGTCGGTGACGCTGTCGAGTTCATCGTCAAGGCGCAGGACGCCTAA
- a CDS encoding PIN domain-containing protein, whose amino-acid sequence MFAAVLDACVLWPSLQRDFLLSLAIEGLYRPLWSDVLLDEVEDNEAAKLVRRGALEVDAAARASFLRVEMVRAFPDAIVTGFEPLEGSFGLPDPDDEHVLAAAVLGGAGAIVTFNFKDFPAKQIPAGIEIISPERFTADTVTLDPPAALRALQQISCTQRTTRTARQNRGGAQRHPDRLLQTRRRDGEHPRRDLNLLQRRPAARDGGGCEGPRQETLCLSDL is encoded by the coding sequence GTGTTCGCTGCTGTTCTGGATGCTTGTGTGTTGTGGCCGAGCCTGCAGCGCGACTTCCTCCTCTCGCTAGCCATCGAGGGCCTTTACCGGCCGCTCTGGAGCGATGTTCTCTTGGATGAGGTGGAAGACAACGAGGCGGCAAAACTCGTCCGCCGCGGCGCACTCGAGGTCGATGCCGCTGCGAGAGCGTCCTTCCTGAGGGTGGAGATGGTGCGGGCATTCCCGGACGCGATCGTGACCGGATTTGAGCCTCTAGAAGGTAGCTTCGGGTTGCCGGATCCCGACGACGAGCATGTCCTCGCCGCGGCCGTCCTCGGCGGCGCTGGCGCGATCGTCACTTTTAACTTCAAAGACTTCCCGGCAAAGCAAATCCCTGCCGGGATCGAGATCATCAGTCCGGAACGGTTCACCGCTGACACCGTTACCCTCGACCCGCCGGCCGCGTTGCGCGCACTGCAGCAGATCTCCTGTACGCAGCGGACGACGCGAACAGCCCGGCAGAACCGTGGCGGAGCTCAAAGACACCCTGACCGCCTGCTACAAACTCGAAGACGCGATGGCGAGCATCCCCGACGCGATCTGAACCTCCTGCAGCGTCGCCCCGCCGCCCGGGATGGTGGTGGGTGTGAAGGCCCGAGACAAGAGACTCTTTGCTTATCTGACCTTTAG
- a CDS encoding PucR family transcriptional regulator yields the protein MPTTPERTTSETLAWLRKISGELATTTLKRLEDTLPWYRDMPPGRRSAVGLVAQAGISSFISWFDDPRSTPWIAADVFGAAPRELLRSVSLQQTLQLIKITVEVVEERVKSSNDGPLKDSILLYSREIAFAAADVYARAAEARGLWDARLEALVVDSILTGEYDDELPSRIAALGWHGHGEVSVLVGTAPKLLDVDQLRRTARHMSADVLIGVQGSRLVLVIGRAWPSDSTPEDAIGTAPTVSFMDIAQQLEPGFGSGHLVLGHEVPSLVDASKSAKAALAGFAVAKAWRNCPRPVHADDLLPERAFAGDGLARATLINRVYRPLQSYSTELLTTLWCYLDNGRSLEATARELFVHPNTVRYRLKRVSDVIGWDATGAREALILQAALIVGSINEPDGPRRA from the coding sequence GTGCCGACGACACCGGAGAGGACCACGTCCGAGACCCTTGCGTGGCTGCGCAAGATCTCAGGCGAACTCGCCACGACGACACTGAAGCGCCTGGAGGACACGCTCCCCTGGTACCGGGACATGCCCCCCGGCCGCCGCAGCGCGGTCGGCCTGGTGGCTCAGGCCGGCATCTCCTCGTTCATCTCGTGGTTCGACGACCCGCGTTCGACGCCGTGGATCGCGGCCGACGTCTTCGGGGCGGCTCCTCGCGAGCTGCTCCGGAGCGTCAGCCTGCAGCAGACGCTCCAGCTGATCAAGATCACCGTCGAGGTGGTCGAGGAGCGCGTCAAGAGTTCCAACGATGGACCGTTGAAGGACTCGATCCTGCTCTACTCGCGCGAGATCGCCTTCGCCGCCGCGGACGTCTACGCTCGCGCCGCCGAGGCCAGAGGGCTGTGGGACGCACGTCTGGAGGCGCTCGTCGTCGACAGTATCCTCACCGGTGAGTACGACGATGAGCTGCCCAGCCGCATCGCCGCGCTCGGCTGGCACGGTCACGGCGAGGTGAGCGTCCTCGTCGGCACCGCACCGAAGCTGCTGGATGTCGACCAGCTGCGGCGAACGGCCCGGCACATGTCCGCCGACGTGCTGATCGGGGTGCAGGGCAGCCGGCTCGTGCTCGTCATCGGCCGCGCCTGGCCGAGCGACAGCACTCCGGAGGACGCCATCGGCACCGCGCCCACGGTCTCCTTCATGGACATCGCGCAGCAGCTGGAGCCGGGCTTCGGCTCTGGGCACCTCGTCCTCGGCCACGAAGTCCCGAGCTTGGTGGACGCCTCCAAGAGCGCGAAGGCCGCCCTCGCCGGCTTCGCTGTGGCCAAGGCCTGGCGCAACTGCCCCCGCCCGGTGCATGCCGACGATCTGCTCCCCGAGCGCGCGTTCGCCGGCGACGGCCTTGCCCGCGCGACGCTCATCAACCGTGTCTACCGGCCGCTGCAGAGCTATTCGACCGAACTGCTCACCACACTGTGGTGTTACCTTGACAACGGCCGGTCGCTGGAGGCGACGGCGCGGGAGCTGTTCGTGCATCCGAACACCGTGCGCTACCGGTTGAAGCGCGTCTCCGACGTGATCGGCTGGGACGCCACCGGGGCGCGCGAGGCGCTCATCCTGCAGGCCGCGCTCATCGTGGGCTCGATCAACGAGCCGGACGGGCCGCGGCGCGCCTGA
- a CDS encoding VOC family protein, whose product MPSILNPYLNFRAQARDALDFYQSVFGGALQTSTFGEVGMSQDPADADLVMHGQLTTDAGFTIMAADVPSHMELREGSQISVSLSGDDHDQLAGYYTKLAEGGTVFEPLSTAPWGDSFGMLADRFGIQWLVNIASSPQV is encoded by the coding sequence ATGCCGTCCATCCTGAACCCCTACCTCAACTTTCGCGCCCAGGCCCGGGATGCGCTCGACTTCTACCAGTCCGTCTTCGGTGGGGCTCTGCAGACCAGCACATTCGGTGAGGTCGGGATGAGTCAGGACCCGGCCGATGCGGACCTCGTCATGCACGGGCAGCTCACCACGGACGCCGGTTTCACAATCATGGCCGCCGATGTCCCCTCGCACATGGAGCTGAGGGAGGGATCGCAGATCTCGGTGTCGCTCAGCGGCGACGACCACGACCAGCTCGCCGGCTACTACACCAAGCTCGCCGAGGGCGGAACGGTGTTCGAACCGCTCTCGACGGCGCCGTGGGGCGACAGCTTCGGGATGCTCGCCGACCGGTTCGGAATCCAGTGGCTGGTGAACATCGCGAGTTCGCCGCAGGTCTGA
- the aceE gene encoding pyruvate dehydrogenase (acetyl-transferring), homodimeric type produces the protein MTVNDQDPYSMNNIDSDPEETAEWRESLDALVAAHGHERAREIMLSLLKRSKELHLGVPMVPTTDYINTISPENEPDFPGDEEIERRYRAWMRWNAAVLVHRAQRPGIAVGGHISTYASSAALYEVGFNHFFRGQDHLGGGDQIFIQGHASPGAYARAFLEGRLSADQLDGFRQEKSHAGGGLSSYPHPRLMPEFWQFPTVSMGLGPINAIYQAQLNKYLTNRGIKDASDQHVWAFLGDGEMDEVESRGQLQVAANEKLDNLTFVINANLQRLDGPVRGNGKIIQELESYFRGAGWNVIKVIWGREWDDLLARDADGALVNLMNQTPDGDYQTYKTENGAYVRENFFGRDPRTLKLVEDYTDDQVWGLKRGGHDYRKVYAAFKAAVEHKGQPTVIIAKTIKGYGLGPSFEGRNATHQMKKMTLDNLKTFRDAMRIPISDAQLEENPYLPPYYNPGPQDEAIQYLHDRRRALGGYLPERRTKYTQLNLPEDSAYAIAKKGSGTQEIATTMAFVRLLKDLLRSKDFGHRIVPIIPDEARTFGMDAFFPNAKIYNPNGQHYTSVDRELLLAYKESPQGQILHVGINEAGALAAFTNVGTSYSTQGEPLIPVYVFYSMFGFQRTGDAIWAAGDQMARGFMIGATAGRTTLTGEGLQHADGHSLVLSNTNPAVVSYDPAYGYEIGHIVRSGLERMYGESHPEPNIMYYLTVYNEPIVQPAEPENVDVDGIVRGIHKLSDGEGGGPKAQLLASGVSVPWALEAQHLLQQDWGVSADVWSVTSWGELRRDGLKAEEHNFLHPQQEKQVPYLTRKLEGAEGPFVAVTDYMHAVPDQIRPFIPGEYATLGADGFGFSDTRAAARRFFKIDGPSLVVRTLELLAAQGKVDPNAPAWAIEKYLLHDVNAGTTGTAGGDA, from the coding sequence GTGACTGTAAACGACCAGGACCCGTACTCGATGAATAACATCGATTCGGACCCGGAGGAGACCGCCGAATGGCGCGAATCCCTCGATGCACTGGTTGCGGCACACGGCCATGAGCGGGCTCGCGAGATCATGCTCAGCCTGCTGAAACGCTCGAAGGAACTGCACCTCGGCGTGCCGATGGTGCCGACCACCGACTACATCAACACCATCTCCCCGGAGAACGAGCCGGACTTCCCCGGCGACGAGGAGATCGAGCGCCGGTATCGGGCCTGGATGCGCTGGAACGCGGCGGTCCTCGTTCACCGTGCGCAGCGCCCCGGCATCGCCGTCGGCGGCCACATCTCCACTTACGCGTCGAGCGCGGCGCTGTACGAAGTGGGCTTCAACCATTTCTTCCGCGGCCAGGACCACCTGGGCGGCGGCGACCAGATCTTCATCCAGGGCCACGCCTCCCCCGGCGCCTACGCCCGGGCGTTCCTCGAGGGCCGGCTCAGCGCCGACCAGCTCGACGGCTTCCGGCAGGAGAAGTCCCACGCCGGCGGCGGCCTCTCCTCGTACCCGCACCCGCGGCTCATGCCGGAGTTCTGGCAGTTCCCGACCGTGTCGATGGGCCTCGGGCCGATCAACGCGATCTACCAGGCGCAGCTCAACAAGTACCTCACCAACCGCGGCATCAAGGACGCCTCCGACCAGCATGTCTGGGCGTTCCTCGGCGACGGCGAGATGGACGAGGTGGAGTCGCGCGGACAGCTGCAGGTGGCGGCGAACGAGAAGCTCGACAATCTGACTTTCGTCATCAACGCCAACCTCCAGCGCCTCGACGGCCCGGTGCGCGGCAACGGCAAGATCATCCAGGAGCTGGAGAGCTACTTCCGCGGCGCGGGCTGGAACGTCATCAAGGTCATCTGGGGCCGCGAGTGGGACGACCTGCTCGCCCGCGACGCCGATGGCGCGCTGGTGAACCTCATGAACCAGACGCCGGACGGCGACTACCAGACCTACAAGACCGAGAACGGCGCGTACGTGCGCGAGAACTTCTTCGGTCGTGATCCGCGCACCCTCAAGCTCGTCGAGGACTACACCGACGACCAGGTGTGGGGCCTCAAGCGCGGCGGCCACGACTACCGCAAGGTCTACGCGGCCTTCAAAGCGGCCGTCGAGCACAAGGGCCAGCCCACCGTCATCATCGCGAAGACCATCAAGGGCTACGGCCTCGGTCCGAGCTTCGAGGGCCGCAACGCGACCCACCAGATGAAGAAGATGACGCTGGACAACCTGAAGACGTTCCGCGACGCCATGCGCATCCCGATCTCGGACGCGCAGCTCGAGGAGAACCCGTACCTGCCGCCGTACTACAACCCGGGACCGCAGGACGAGGCCATCCAGTACCTGCACGACCGCCGTCGCGCGCTGGGCGGCTACCTGCCCGAGCGCCGCACGAAGTACACGCAGCTGAACCTACCGGAAGACTCCGCCTACGCGATCGCCAAGAAGGGCTCCGGCACACAGGAGATCGCCACGACAATGGCGTTCGTCCGCCTGCTCAAGGACCTGCTGCGCTCGAAGGACTTCGGCCACCGCATCGTCCCGATCATCCCGGACGAGGCCCGCACCTTCGGCATGGACGCGTTCTTCCCGAATGCGAAGATCTACAACCCGAACGGCCAGCACTACACCTCGGTCGACCGCGAGCTGCTGCTGGCGTACAAGGAGAGCCCGCAGGGCCAGATCCTCCACGTCGGCATCAACGAGGCCGGTGCGCTGGCCGCGTTCACCAACGTGGGAACGTCGTACTCGACGCAGGGCGAGCCGCTCATCCCGGTCTACGTCTTCTACTCGATGTTCGGGTTCCAGCGCACGGGCGACGCGATCTGGGCGGCGGGCGACCAGATGGCGCGCGGCTTCATGATCGGCGCGACCGCCGGCCGCACCACGCTGACCGGCGAGGGTCTGCAGCACGCCGACGGCCACTCCCTCGTGCTCTCGAACACGAACCCCGCCGTCGTCTCCTACGATCCCGCTTACGGCTATGAGATCGGCCACATCGTCCGCTCGGGCCTCGAACGGATGTACGGCGAGTCCCACCCCGAACCGAACATCATGTACTACCTGACGGTCTACAACGAGCCGATCGTCCAGCCCGCCGAGCCGGAGAACGTCGATGTGGACGGCATCGTCCGCGGCATCCACAAGCTCAGCGACGGCGAGGGCGGCGGCCCCAAGGCCCAGCTGCTCGCATCGGGCGTCTCGGTGCCGTGGGCTCTGGAGGCCCAGCACCTGCTTCAGCAGGACTGGGGTGTGTCCGCCGATGTGTGGAGCGTTACGTCGTGGGGCGAACTGCGCCGCGACGGTCTCAAAGCGGAGGAGCACAACTTCCTCCACCCGCAGCAGGAGAAGCAGGTGCCTTACCTCACCCGCAAGCTTGAGGGCGCCGAGGGCCCGTTCGTCGCGGTCACCGACTATATGCACGCTGTCCCCGACCAGATCCGCCCGTTCATCCCCGGCGAGTACGCGACGCTGGGAGCCGACGGCTTCGGCTTCTCGGACACCCGCGCCGCCGCCCGCCGGTTCTTCAAGATCGACGGCCCCTCGCTCGTCGTCCGCACTCTGGAGCTGCTCGCGGCCCAGGGGAAGGTGGACCCGAACGCGCCGGCCTGGGCGATCGAGAAATACCTCCTGCACGATGTGAACGCGGGCACCACCGGCACCGCGGGCGGCGACGCCTGA
- a CDS encoding IPT/TIG domain-containing protein translates to MRSVVAASVAVLLSAGAILGAAAPSVAAPTESGANPTVSGLSKTVGDVMGGEHIAITGRHLQNATEVCFGQGCVPVTSATPKKVTVTTPPHYGYQGGQAQAVVPDYQKGTVTVTFKRGQRETVIALQRYRYEALTPPDGKCPLCSRTGRSTTAPATATSARWAGTA, encoded by the coding sequence ATGAGATCGGTTGTTGCTGCCAGCGTCGCGGTTCTCCTCAGTGCGGGAGCGATCCTCGGCGCCGCCGCGCCAAGCGTGGCGGCGCCGACGGAATCCGGCGCGAATCCCACCGTGTCCGGCCTGTCCAAAACGGTCGGAGATGTAATGGGCGGAGAGCACATCGCGATCACGGGTAGGCACCTGCAGAACGCCACCGAGGTCTGCTTCGGGCAGGGATGCGTTCCTGTCACCTCGGCCACGCCCAAGAAAGTGACAGTGACAACGCCACCGCACTACGGGTATCAAGGCGGTCAGGCGCAAGCGGTTGTCCCGGACTACCAGAAAGGCACCGTCACCGTCACCTTCAAACGGGGCCAGAGGGAGACGGTCATCGCCCTCCAGCGATACCGGTATGAAGCGCTCACCCCACCGGACGGGAAATGTCCTCTGTGCTCGCGCACTGGGAGAAGTACGACAGCGCCCGCTACGGCGACTTCAGCCCGGTGGGCGGGGACTGCATGA
- a CDS encoding helix-turn-helix domain-containing protein — MQVRLHLYSNETKAASLLSKEAIMGAMTMGQTYLPGDEGELQRLHELFDREMSDRPRYYLVGADLDDRTEVPAAVYRVLQRVVEAMRLGQAVTIQPQSRVLTTQQAADLLGISRPTLVKLLDKGEIPFERNGTAHRRVALGDVLEYAERRRQAQYEAIAVTSVEDDEDLDEVLAQLRESRHRVAERRRSASAAS; from the coding sequence ATGCAAGTCCGCCTCCACCTTTATTCGAATGAAACGAAAGCTGCTTCGCTTCTTTCGAAGGAGGCGATCATGGGCGCGATGACGATGGGTCAGACATATCTACCCGGTGATGAGGGTGAGCTGCAGCGGCTGCATGAGCTGTTTGATCGGGAGATGAGTGATCGGCCGCGGTACTACCTGGTTGGTGCTGACCTGGATGATCGCACGGAGGTGCCTGCAGCGGTCTATCGGGTGCTCCAGCGGGTGGTGGAGGCGATGCGTCTGGGGCAGGCGGTCACGATTCAACCGCAGTCGAGGGTGCTGACGACGCAGCAGGCAGCCGATCTTCTGGGTATCAGCCGGCCCACGTTGGTCAAGCTACTCGATAAGGGTGAGATCCCGTTCGAACGCAATGGCACCGCCCACCGGCGGGTTGCTCTGGGCGATGTACTTGAGTATGCTGAGCGTCGCCGTCAGGCGCAGTATGAGGCAATCGCCGTGACAAGCGTTGAAGATGACGAAGACCTGGATGAGGTCCTCGCTCAGTTGCGTGAATCACGGCACCGTGTCGCTGAACGCCGGCGCTCGGCGAGTGCTGCGAGCTGA
- a CDS encoding beta-ketoacyl-ACP synthase III, producing MTQNHPTLQQPHGPQYTRILSIGAARGDLVVPNDDLVGPIDSSDEWIRQRTGIVTRTRASRGLTAVDLATEAATEAIEKSGVDPKLIDVVIVATISNPQQTPSLAAVLADRVGANPAAAYDMNAACAGYAYGIAQADALIRTGVAHYALVVGAEKLSDIVDPTDRTISFLLGDGAGAVVIGPSEYPGISQTIWGSDGSKAGAVGMGSTLTEFRDGEKPWPTLRQDGQAVFRWAVWEMAKVAKQALDAAGVAPEQLAAFIPHQANMRIVDEFAKQVKLPETVAIARDIETTGNTSAASIPLATHRLLQENPELSGGLALQIGFGAGLVFGAQVVVLP from the coding sequence ATGACCCAGAACCACCCCACCCTGCAGCAGCCGCACGGCCCGCAGTACACCCGCATCCTGTCGATCGGCGCCGCGCGCGGCGACCTCGTGGTTCCGAACGATGACCTCGTTGGCCCCATCGACTCCTCGGACGAGTGGATCCGGCAGCGCACCGGCATCGTCACGCGCACCCGCGCGAGCCGCGGGCTGACCGCCGTCGATCTCGCCACCGAGGCCGCGACCGAGGCCATCGAGAAGTCGGGTGTCGACCCGAAGCTGATCGACGTCGTCATCGTCGCGACGATCTCGAACCCCCAGCAGACGCCGTCGCTGGCCGCTGTGCTCGCCGACCGGGTCGGTGCGAACCCCGCGGCCGCGTACGACATGAACGCGGCCTGCGCCGGATACGCCTACGGCATCGCCCAGGCCGATGCGCTCATCCGCACCGGCGTAGCGCACTATGCGCTGGTGGTCGGCGCTGAGAAGCTCTCGGACATCGTGGACCCCACCGACCGCACCATCTCCTTCCTACTCGGCGATGGTGCGGGCGCCGTCGTCATCGGCCCGAGCGAGTATCCGGGCATCTCCCAGACGATCTGGGGCTCCGATGGGTCGAAGGCCGGAGCGGTCGGGATGGGCAGCACGCTCACCGAGTTCCGCGACGGCGAGAAGCCGTGGCCGACTCTGCGCCAGGACGGGCAGGCTGTGTTCCGGTGGGCCGTCTGGGAGATGGCGAAGGTGGCCAAGCAGGCCCTGGATGCGGCCGGTGTCGCCCCGGAGCAGCTCGCCGCCTTCATCCCGCACCAGGCGAACATGCGCATCGTCGACGAGTTCGCAAAGCAGGTGAAGCTGCCGGAGACGGTCGCCATCGCCCGCGATATCGAGACAACCGGGAACACCTCGGCCGCCTCGATCCCCCTTGCGACCCACCGCCTGCTCCAGGAGAACCCGGAGCTCAGCGGCGGCCTCGCGCTGCAGATCGGATTCGGCGCCGGTCTGGTCTTCGGCGCTCAGGTGGTTGTGCTGCCTTAG
- a CDS encoding ACP S-malonyltransferase — MIVIVCPGQGSQTPGFLDPWLAEAPFRDQLTGISDAVGIDLVAHGTVSDEETIRDTAVAQPLIVSAGLLTLSALLADGRREKIGGIAGHSVGELTAAAGAGVLSETDAVAFVRERGAAMARAAAESPTGMSAIIGADEAELSAKLDELGLSPANNNGAGQIVVAGALDALAALGAEPPARARVIPLRVAGAFHTRYMASAVPALERFAATLTTSEPTLRLWTNKDGSEVADGAEFLRLLVGQVSSPVRWDLTMQAFQEAGVTGLIELAPAGALTGLAKRGLKGVPTVAVKTPEDLPAAYDLIDQAA, encoded by the coding sequence GTGATTGTCATCGTGTGCCCGGGGCAGGGCTCTCAGACCCCCGGCTTCCTCGATCCCTGGCTCGCCGAAGCGCCGTTCCGCGATCAGCTCACCGGCATCTCCGACGCGGTGGGGATCGACCTCGTCGCACACGGGACGGTGAGCGACGAGGAGACCATCCGGGACACCGCGGTGGCGCAGCCGCTCATCGTGTCGGCCGGTCTGCTGACGCTCTCGGCGCTGCTGGCCGATGGCCGCCGGGAGAAGATCGGCGGAATCGCGGGCCACTCGGTCGGCGAGCTGACCGCCGCCGCCGGGGCCGGGGTGCTGTCGGAGACCGACGCTGTGGCGTTCGTCCGTGAGCGCGGAGCCGCGATGGCGCGCGCCGCCGCCGAGTCGCCCACCGGCATGAGTGCCATCATCGGAGCCGATGAGGCCGAGCTGTCCGCGAAGCTCGACGAGCTGGGCCTCTCCCCCGCCAACAACAACGGTGCGGGGCAGATCGTGGTCGCCGGAGCGCTGGACGCTCTGGCCGCTCTCGGCGCGGAGCCGCCGGCGCGCGCCCGGGTCATCCCGTTGCGGGTCGCGGGCGCTTTCCACACTCGGTACATGGCCTCCGCTGTTCCCGCGCTGGAGCGGTTCGCGGCGACGCTGACCACGAGTGAACCGACGCTGCGCCTCTGGACCAACAAGGACGGCTCGGAGGTCGCCGACGGCGCCGAGTTCCTCCGGCTGCTGGTCGGACAGGTCTCCTCGCCGGTGCGGTGGGACCTCACCATGCAGGCGTTCCAGGAGGCCGGGGTGACCGGTCTGATCGAGCTGGCCCCGGCCGGTGCGCTCACGGGGCTCGCCAAGCGCGGCCTGAAGGGCGTGCCCACCGTCGCCGTCAAGACGCCGGAGGACCTGCCTGCCGCGTACGACCTCATCGACCAGGCTGCCTAG